The Luteolibacter rhizosphaerae genome contains the following window.
GCCATCCGAGTTCTGCCAGTTCTTCAATGCGATGGAACGCATGCTGGTGGTGGCCTCCGATATGACTCCCGGCGAGGTTCCCTTCCTGGGCAATCTGTACAACGCCTGCGACTGGTGCGACGATGGTTGGACGCTGGAGAATTCTCCTTACCTGGCCGAGGAGGCGGGGCGAGTTGCTTCTGAGATCGACAGGGCTGAGTAAGCGAATGAATGTCGCAAGGCTCCTTTGGCCGCCGATCCCTGAACTTGGGTAACTGTGTATGCCTCTCTCCGAAAAGACCAAGCTGCGGCTTATGATGCCGTTTGCGATCTCGCCGATCATGAAGTGGGGCGCGGGTCCGGGTATTGTCGGATTGATCCTGATGGCGATCGGTGTCGTGAAGGAGGTGGGTTGGTTGATGGTTGCGGGAAGCATTCTGGCGGCGCCGGTGTTCTGGTGCTATTTCGTCGTCGCCTTCGTTTTTCTTCCCTATCTCGTGTTCGACAGGCTGAGGAAGAGATCTTAAACACTCGGGCATTCCGTGGATGAGAATGATCCAGAAGCGATGATGCGCGCGGGCCGCGGCCCGGATGGCGATACCGGTGTGAAGCGCTGGTTGCGGGAGCGCTCCGATGACGAGTGCTTTGCTTTCGTCAGTGCCTGCATTCGCTTCCGTGGCTACGGCTACGAGCAGCGCGCTCTTGATCTGGCCACCTCTTGCATCCGGCAGCCTGCGCATGCGCTGGTCGTCTTGCGTGCCGGCCTCGTGGATCCGGACGCCGGCAGCATCAAGTTTTGGCTCGCGTTCGGCATCAAGAAGCTGGGTGGCCGCAAAGTCCTCGCGGAAATTTCGGCATTGCTGGATGCCAAGCCTTCGGCGGTGGACAAGGCTCTCTATTGGCTTCCAGGGTTGCTGCCGTCCACGGATGAAGCATCCCGCGCTAGCTGCCAGATCCTGCGCGCCGAGGCTCAGCGCCGAGGGATCATTCGCGGGCCTGCTTCTACTTGCACGCCGGATGGGCGAGTCCTCTTCCATGATATTGATGGGCCACCGGACGTTGGATCGAGTCCGGGCTTTCATCGGGGTTCGGGTGGGCTGTAGTATCCGGCACGGAGATGAAGATGCTGCTTGCTGCTGCCGTGCTGTTGGCGATGTGTTCCTGCGGGTCGAGCGGGGTCGCGTCGCGTGGGCGGGAGGTGCAGTATGTGAACAAGACCAAGTTCGTGGGCGATGAGGCATTCTGTGTCGTCCATGACAAGCGGATGAAGCTGGCTCCGGAACTTGAAGGGCCGGGCGCCGACGGGCTGCCGGGTGATTTCATGGAGCAGCATTGGCAGCAGTTCCCGAATGATGGTTACTTTTATCCGGCATGCTCCCCGGCGAGCGGAGAGAATGTCTGGGTGTGCCCGGCGTGTTCGAGAGATTCTGCCCGGATGAAGGGGAAGATGGGGTTGCTCCCGTGATGTCGGCTTTACTCATGGCATGGGGTCTGAGCATCATTCGATCAGCATTCATCTCCAGAGCGAGCCATCGGAAGCTCGCGCACAGCAGTCGGAAGAGTCCTGACCCTTGAGGCTTGATCAAAAGAAATGCCCAACCGTATGCCCAATCCGGATACACCTGCCTGTGAATGCCGCTGGTTTGAGCGGGCTGTTGCCGACGATTCCATTCCGGTGGTCTTCGATGAGTTGATGAATGAGTATCACCTCCTCCATCACAACGGGCGCGGGCACCTTTTGTTTTACCATTGTCCGTTTTGTGGAGGACGCGCACCGAAGTCTCTGAGGGCTACCTATTGGACGGAGGTTTCGATGGAAGAATCCGTCCGACTCCATGCGCTCACGAAGGACATCAGGACCCCCGAGGAGGTGTTCTCCACGTTTGGTCCGCCGGATCAAGATTTCGAGTTTGGAAGCGGATGCACAACGCCGGGTTCACAAGAGGAAGCGCCGGAAACCACGCTTGGCCCCCGCCGGGTAGTCTATAAATCCCTCTCCGAAACAGCCGACGTTCATGTGCTGATCGATCGGTATGATCGATTGAAGTTCTCATTCAGACGCCGGTACATCGGGCCCAAGCGGAGCAATCAGGCGGATCCTGGCACGCAGCAGTCTGCTGGGGCCTGATCCTTGATCCTCGTTCAAAGAAGTGTCCCGAAGATGAGACTCGCCGAAATTTGGACCGGTGCACCTGTGACAGAGGGGGAGATCACCGCGATCCGCGCGGTTGCGCCTGAGTCAATCGCGAACGAGCTCGAGCGCTTCTATCGCAAGTGCAACGGAGCCGAGCGGGGATTCAATGAAGTGGACTATGCGGCCGACAAGTTCGACTGTCTGCGCATTGACGCGGTGGACATCACCATCAATCCGGAGACACGGAGAACACTGGAGGAGTGCTTTCCGGGTTATTGGGTGATTGGGAGCGATGCGGGGGCTCAGTTGATCGCGTATGACATGGATGCGGAGCTTCCATGGCCGATTGTTCTGATCCTGCCTGGAGATGATGCTCCGCCGACTGTGCTCGCAAGAAATCTGGATGAACTGTGCGAGCTGTACTTCAGTCCTACTGATGCGGGGTAGGCTAGGGTCGGACAATCGGACGCGGGCAAGCGTACCCCGGGCCCGGAATTGGAGTTCGCAGCTGCGTGTCGGGGTGCTGGATACCTAGAAACTTCACCCGCAGGAGCGTGTTCCCCGTCACTCCCCTCGTTCGCGAAGGTCTGGGTGGGCCCGGCGTGTTCGAGAGAAGCTGCCCGGACAAAGGTGGAGATGGGGCTGAGATGATCCCGATGGGCGGAGATTTCAGGCTCCCTTTCCGCCCGATGATTGCCTACATATGAGTCGTTTGTTGAAAGAGATGAATCTAGGGCGACTAGTCAAGCGTTTGGTCCATGGCGGTTCGAGCCATCTGGATGGTATCGAGATGGAAGTCGTGGAGGCGGTCTTGGCCCAGCTTCCGGAGCAAGAATCGCAGGCGATCCGAATGCAGTTGGAGGATCTGGAAACGGTGCAGAAGGCGGCAGGGAACCGCATGGTCTGCATGTGGTACCGGGGCTCCGCCCGCTCGCCTTTGTTAGAAGGCGGCGAATTTTGTTTGGCGCGCCTGCGCATCGCGGAGGAGAAAGTGACCGGCACCATTCAGCTGATGGTGCACCGGGGGCGCCTCCAGTCATTCGAGTATTCCCGGGGCCGGCCCGGCCCTGACTTCACGATCCGCTCGGTGGAGATCCGGCCCGCGAAGGTCGCGTCGGTGGCTGCGGCAATCGACCGGCTGGAACACGATGAGCCGAATGACGATTCGGGAAATCATTCATAAGCCACGAGATGCCATCGTCACAGGGCGCCGATGAAGCGAAGTATGCCGCTTACCTCGCTCACGAGCGGCACATGTTCGCCTAGTGCCTTAGCGCTTACGGAGGCATTGCTCCGGACACGTCGGTAGCCCGAGCGGAAGAGCTCTACCCCTATGCGCCGGTAACGGATCCCTACCGCTGGCTCATCTTCCATGACGAGGCATGGAACTGGGCCATGTTTGATCTCCTCGGCGAGGGCTATTGGCGTTCACGACCCGAGTTCCAGTCTCCCTCTTCCGAATACCGTGCCGAGTCCAGCAGGCACCGTGACTCCGGTGCTTGAGCCTGCGCTTGCCGACCGGAAGGCACGGCCCCGGAATTGGAGTTCGCAGCTGCGTGTAGGGGTGCTAGATACCTAGAAGCTTCACCCGCATGAGCCTGTTCCCCGTCACTCCCCTTGTTCGCGAAGTTCAGGGCTTGATCGTTCAGGCCTTCGAGGTCTCGGAGCCGGAGGCGGAAGAGTTTGCGGCGGAGCTGGTGGCTCTGGCGGAAGGGTGGGGCAGCCGTGAGAGCGCTGCGAGCCAGGATTGGTCTTACCGGGTGAGGAAGCATCTGGGGAAAGCCGGGAAGCTGAAATGGCGCTCCGAGGAGGAGCGGGCTGGCTTCGAGGCGGCAGAGAGCGAGCGGCATGCGAGGTATGAGTTTCTGATCGATACCAAGCACCGCGCGTGATTCCGGGCTTCATCCCTGTCCGGGAGCCGCTATGCTCCGCGTGTCCGGAGAAGATATGAGGTTCACCACCATCGCCATTCCGCTTGTCTTGGGTCTCGCGCTTGCGAGTTGCGGGGAGAGTACTGCCCAGCGCGCCAGGCGGCTGAAACTGGACGCTGCGAGAATTCAGAATGAGACGACCCGGGCGATCGTCATGGAAGACCTGAAGTTCATGGTGGATCTCGACGAGAGGGAACAATTTTTCGCCCGTCTCAGGAAGGACATGGATCGGTGCAAGATCATCACCGATGAGCTGCGGACGATCGACCCCGGGGCGGACCTCGCTGATCTGGAGAAGAACACCAAGCTGATCCTTCTGAGGATCAGAATCGATGAGGAGCAGAACAACAGTCGCCGCAGGATTTCGGAGAGCCGCCGCGATTCTCCCCGGAGCGGTGAGGTCCGTTCGACCTTGAACGAGTCAATCGCCCAGATCGAGCGGGAGATCGAATTGATCGAGGAGGCAGGCGAGGATGCCAGCGGGGCCAAGAAATTCTTGGAAGAACTGAAGAAGCAGAAGGCCGCGGAAGACAGCAATGCCGAAGATGCCAAGGGCATGGAGTCCGGGGGGAAGAGCGGGGAGATGGCCCCAACGGAGTCGGAGCAGGTGCCGCGCTAGCGGTTGGAGGGCAAGCGGAGTCGAATGCGAAGATGGAGTTCGATCAATCTATCCAATGGCGATGGAAGCTTGCGTTATCCGCAGCCTTTCTCTTCACGCTGTCCGTCACGCCGCTGGGGCGGGTGTTTGGATTCACGCTCGTGGCCCTTTTGGGGCTGCTCCTGGTCGCCGTCATCGTTGTGGCGGCGTGTTCGATTCTCGCGGGTGAGAAGAGAAAATCGCTCGCTTGGGTGGCCCTCATCGTGGTGGGGGCCGATATCGGCTATCTGATGCTGCCTATGCTGATGAACGAGCGAGGCTAAAGGGTAGGCCTTCGGCCCTGGCTCCACGGCGCCCCTGCGGCTTCCATGAAACAGGGCGATCGCGGCGGGTCTGCTTTCGACGCCGAGCTTTTCGTAGAGCGCCTTCACGTGGGTCTTCACGGTCTCCACGCCGGTGCCGAGGATGCAGGCGATCTCCGGATTCGACTTCCCTGCGGCCACCCATTCGAAGACCTCCCGCTGCCGTGGCGTGAGACCGGCGGCGATGGCCTCTCCCGAAGCCGGGGCAGGGGATCCGGACAGGATCAATTCGAAGCTGCCCGGCGCGGGCCTGATCCGGATCTCCAGCCTGCCCTGCTTCCCCGTCAGGCGCAGTGGGGGGGCAGGAGCGGATCCCGGGGAAGAGGATGCGGCGATCCGGGCGCGGGCCCAGGCCCGCAGTTCCTCCGGCAGATGAGCTGCACGCCGCCGGGGGAACCATCTCTGCAAGAGTAGCTCCGCCTCGGGACCGCTCTGCAGCAGTCGCCCGTCCGCATCGATCCGGATGCTGGCGTTGTCCGCCCTGCCGATGGACTCCAGCGCCGCCGTCACGTGGTCCCGCAGGAGACCGAAGAGGGAGAGGTCCTTGCGAGTGAAGCTCCGGCGTGAACGGTTGATGACGATTGCGTGGGTGTTCCCACCTGCCGGGCGGAAGTCGACGCCGCAGTTCTCCTCGATGCCGAGCGGGCGGCAGAAAGACTGATAGATCTCCGTGCGATGCCAGTCGCGGACGGAGAGGAAGTCGGTGACTTTTGTCGGGCCGCCCCGCGGGTCTTCCAGGCAGAAGCGTACGCCCGGGTGCTCGCGATGATGCGCCGCCAGCACGGGCAGGTAGGCCGCCAGCGAGGGCCCGGTGCGCTCCGCCAGCAATCTCATGCCGCCGCCGGCGAAGAACTCGAAGAAGTAGCCGTGCTCCCCGCCGACGAGTTTCTCGGCTGCGAGCATCGCCGCCTCCGCCACGGCATCCGCGGAGCTCGCTTGATGGATCTCCAGAACGCACTGGCTGAACAGACGGAGTTGCCGGGAATCGATCGTCTCCATGAGCTACGATCCGGGTTTGTGAAGGGAGTCCTGATCGTTGTCAGTTCCAAAATATCCCTCTGTCTAGGGATACCGGGTGCCCGGAGCGGGTGGTAGATGGAGCGGCCTGCCACCCACCCCTTGTATGAAATCGCCCTTCCTGCGGGTCCTGTTCCCGCTCGCCTGCCATCTGCCCTACTCGCCCTGCTCCGCCGCCAGCGCCAGCTGGTCCGCCACGCCTGCCTCGGGCGATTGGCATGCGGCCGCGAACTGGTCACCCGCCAGCGTGCCCGTCGCCGTGGAGGACACGGCGACCTTCTCCGCGACCTCGCAGCCGGGCGTGTTCCTGAATGCAGGAGCCTCCCCGGGAGCCATCGTTTTCGCCACGGATGCCCCGGCCCATGGGATCGCGGTCAATCCCGCGGCGGCGGCCAGCGTGACGATGGAGATCGGT
Protein-coding sequences here:
- a CDS encoding SMI1/KNR4 family protein, with the protein product MRLAEIWTGAPVTEGEITAIRAVAPESIANELERFYRKCNGAERGFNEVDYAADKFDCLRIDAVDITINPETRRTLEECFPGYWVIGSDAGAQLIAYDMDAELPWPIVLILPGDDAPPTVLARNLDELCELYFSPTDAG
- a CDS encoding helix-turn-helix transcriptional regulator, whose protein sequence is METIDSRQLRLFSQCVLEIHQASSADAVAEAAMLAAEKLVGGEHGYFFEFFAGGGMRLLAERTGPSLAAYLPVLAAHHREHPGVRFCLEDPRGGPTKVTDFLSVRDWHRTEIYQSFCRPLGIEENCGVDFRPAGGNTHAIVINRSRRSFTRKDLSLFGLLRDHVTAALESIGRADNASIRIDADGRLLQSGPEAELLLQRWFPRRRAAHLPEELRAWARARIAASSSPGSAPAPPLRLTGKQGRLEIRIRPAPGSFELILSGSPAPASGEAIAAGLTPRQREVFEWVAAGKSNPEIACILGTGVETVKTHVKALYEKLGVESRPAAIALFHGSRRGAVEPGPKAYPLASLVHQHRQHQIADIGPHHDEGHPSERFSLLTRENRTRRHNDDGDQEQPQKGHERESKHPPQRRDGQREEKGCG